In Zingiber officinale cultivar Zhangliang chromosome 11B, Zo_v1.1, whole genome shotgun sequence, a single window of DNA contains:
- the LOC122034716 gene encoding uncharacterized protein LOC122034716 yields MGNVETVRTSSSRREVGPGNRSKSIGCMSGVFHFLSNHHNRSRKRITSVKRKESPAANPLTLRRLTASPPPPPEAAVEDSKKMRRSSETPRIPVIPQEIRRKKPPAASPYSPHTPPALVARLMGLDDAPLPAVAAGKRRELLRALEKCDEDLQALSRIIEAIRSEEIRADTVVSTAGKTAERLLEIETNCGAAKNECNGEQPSPVSVLDALSSPRNRSRSKRSPDDSQGSPADECSRILKPSRIAVLCTDDDINTNQKKAHEATRRRIIMEPMPSGDQARAEDLGGLRPWWRARRRRRSASRAMVESVEEVWGEGVGKERWELGRVEVWVEAQLLGELVEELVVELLGWNRKLSSPTRRKRLRF; encoded by the exons ATGGGAAACGTGGAAACGGTGCGTACGTCGTCGTCTCGCCGTGAAGTCGGACCGGGAAACCGCTCCAAGAGCATCGGTTGCATGTCCGGCGTCTTTCATTTCCTTTCCAATCACCACAACCGATCTCGCAAGCGCATCACCTCCG TTAAAAGGAAGGAGAGCCCTGCCGCGAATCCTCTGACTCTGAGGCGATTAACGgcttcgccgccgccgccgccggaggCCGCTGTCGAGGACTCCAAGAAAATGCGGCGCTCCAGCGAGACGCCACGGATTCCAGTGATCCCGCAAGAGATCAGGCGTAAGAAGCCGCCGGCCGCGTCGCCGTACAGCCCCCACACCCCTCCGGCGCTGGTGGCGCGGCTGATGGGTCTCGACGACGCGCCGCTCCCGGCGGTGGCGGCGGGCAAGCGGCGGGAATTGCTGCGAGCGTTGGAGAAGTGCGACGAGGACCTCCAGGCGCTCAGTCGGATCATCGAGGCGATCCGCTCGGAGGAGATCCGAGCCGATACGGTCGTCTCCACCGCCGGGAAGACGGCCGAGCGGCTGCTCGAAATCGAGACGAACTGCGGAGCCGCCAAGAACGAGTGTAACGGGGAGCAGCCGAGCCCCGTATCGGTGCTGGACGCGTTGTCGTCGCCTCGGAATCGGTCCCGGTCGAAACGTTCCCCAGACG ATAGCCAAGGAAGCCCTGCCGACGAATGTAGTAGGATCCTGAAGCCATCCCGCATAGCCGTTCTTTGTACGG ACGACGATATCAATACAAATCAAAAGAAGGCGCACGAGGCCACACGACGCCGGATCATAATGGAACCAATGCCGAGTGGCGATCAGGCCAGGGCGGAGGACTTGGGCGGTCTGCGGCCGTGGTGGCGAgccaggaggaggaggaggagcgcgAGCCGGGCGATGGTGGAGAGCGTGGAGGAGGTGTGGGGGGAGGGGGTGGGGAAAGAGAGGTGGGAGTTGGGCCGGGTGGAGGTTTGGGTGGAGGCCCAGTTGCTGGGCGAGTTGGTGGAGGAGCTTGTCGTGGAGCTTCTCGGCTGGAACCGTAAGCTGTCGTCGCCTACTCGCAGGAAGAGGCTCCGCTTCTAG